The Cottoperca gobio chromosome 15, fCotGob3.1, whole genome shotgun sequence genome segment ccatatttgtttttattaaaaaagcatACGGACCTTGGATTAATGAAACATGTGGAGTTTAAGTTGTTAATAATCAGGTTTTATTATGTGTGAAACGtaaatattatttagtttaCTCACATACTagagtatacatacatacacagagatACATGCTTGCATTCTTGTTCGCATTACAACGGGTTAAGGAGACAAGTCCATTGAGAACAGGTGTTTTCTCCATTTGAAGTTCTTTACTAGCAAGTTTGATACAGCCATTAAGAGAGAAGACTAGATATTTTAATAACAGACTTTATAGGCTACAAATGAATGTGTTAATTATATGGGCACCAGCACATAGGCCTATTGGAATCAAAATAAATTAGTTAGCAGACACTTACATACAGATATTTAAAGTAAATGGGCGTGCTGgtcaaaggggggggggggggggtcatttaCAGAGAAGCAAtagtaaacaaaataaaagtattatacatttgtgtatttgtttattaaaaggttatctaaaaatatatatattttaaattaggCAATATTATATaggttattattaaaaaatgaaaatataatacaagAATATGTGACTTTTGAAGACAAGGAAACACAGTTTAGATCATGTAATGTTTCAGAATCAAAGATAAGAAGCTGTACTGGCGGCAGTACTGCGTCACGTGACGTGGTAAACACTGCAGCGGAGGCGGAGCAAAGTAGGCTACATGGCAAAATGGCGGCGACCATGAGCAACGTGGAAGAAATTCGGAATCGAGTTATACTTGGGGAATTTGATGTGAAGAATGTAAGTGTCTTTTTAACAATGGTTTATGACAACACCATCCTCTCGCTTGCAGCGGTCACAGTCTCACTGCTGCTACTTGTCCgttatctgtctgtgtgccGCTTCACGTGTGTTCAGCTGTAAACACTAAAGACATCTAAAAGTATAAACCATGTCAGGGTCACATCACTGGATCATATCTTACAGTTCAGTGAGCTTTAGTACTGTGGTGAAAATACCACATTCTAGCATATGATTTCTAATGtcacttttaaaatataaataaagtaacttGTGATTGTGCGCTGTTGTACTTTCAATATAATATTAGTGTTAATTTATCATATAATAACATTGATTATTTTGTAGCTACTGAACAGTGAGTTAAATTCTCTgtcatataatatatgtattataatatttgatgGGGACTCTCATGTCCTCTCCAGTCCCAGGCAGAACTGAGTGCACAATATTCCTGAAACACCAGGATCCCAGCAGCAGGCCTGTGCTACTGTCCCATAGTACTGTCCTGTGCATCTGTCCCGTACTGCTGTCCTGTAGTACTGTCCCGTGTATCTGTCCCGTACTACTGTCCCGTGCTACTGTCCTGTGCATCTATCCTGTACTACTGTCCCGTAGTACTGTCCTGTGCATCTGTCCCGTACTACTGTTCCGTGCTACTGTCCCATACTACTGTCCCATACTACTGTCCTGTAGTACTGTCCTGGGCATCTGTCCCGGGTTACTGTCCCGTTGTACTGTCCATCCTTCAAACCTATCAGAGACTGAACTGCCTCTATGGGGTGACGGATATTATACCCGTGCACACGTATATTGAACAGTTAAAGTCTCTTAAATAAGATCAGATGTTTGCTGCCTGTACCTTCTTTCTCTTATTGATTGCTTGATTATTTGTTGCTTTTAGGTTCATTCTTCAGATTTCCCTGGCAACTACCCTGGTTATGATGACACTTGGAATATGCAGAAATTTCAAAAGGTACATACATGCCTGTCATTTTGGACCTGAAGGTGGCTGCTTGATGGTAAAGTCTgttggttctgtctgtgtccatAGTTTTTTATTGGAAATGCCTCCTGTGCACTTTTGGAAATTAtgtatttgcctttttttgtcATGGATATTTCCAAACCTCAAGGGATTCCAGattttcttatttctctcttttctgctCCTCCGTCAAATAAACGGCAGCATTCAATACCTTTACTTTGAAAATGGGGTTTGTGAACGACTAAGTTGTTTGGAGAATGTTAGTTCATTTATTCTTTAACTTCATGAGGACATAAATAAGACTTATTTATTCTTCAGACAATTTTTATGTAATTATGTGTCTGGTAGCAAAGCCGGATAACTTATTTACTACTTTAAGAGTGTTttagagaagacagaagactgATACAGACTTGATCTTTCTGTTGTCGTAAAGAAGTTCTGGGTTTAAAAGCACTTTATATCTATTTTTACTTAACATGGCAAGGTAACTTCGTATTTctataacatgtttttatacataTCTATAGGAAGCTAAGAATAGTCAAACTAAAACactatatttctttttatgtccAGAAAGAAATAATGAATGTACTGCTAGTTAAGAGTATTGAGTGTTTTGAACCAATGAGCACTCTGATGTTTGATATTTCTATTCTTCTCTGTTTGCAGAACTTCAGAATTGACGTAGTGCATCTGGATGAGAACAGTATGGAGTTTGACATGGTGGGGATAGATCCAGCCATCGCCAATGCCTTCAGAAGGATCTTACTAGCTGAGGTAGGACTTCCATTCAGTCGTGTTGTGTCATCTCATATAAATACTAACATTGACAAAAAATGTTGTTAGTTTTAAGGTCTACGTTCTCATTTTCTACCCAGTTTGTTTTGTATGGGGCTTGTGTTTGTGAAGAAATTGTACATCTTGTGTATCTGGCCAGTTTCTAAGAGAAAGGAGTCTTAGAAGTTTTTAATTTCATGCAAATATATTGTGAGAGCTTTGCATTGTTCTTGGTTGTAGGTGCCTACCATGGCCATAGAGAAGGTGTTTGTCTATAACAACACATCCATCGTTCAGGATGAAGTCCTGGCCCAAAGATTAGGCCTCGTCCCCATCAAAGCTGACCCTCGCCTGTTTGAGTACAGGAACGCTGGTAAGACGGTGAACCTCTCACACATATGACAGCAGCCTATAGAGTAGGTTTGGGGTTGGATAGCATGTTGCTGGAGCAGTTGATTCACAAAGTTTAGTCGGGTTGCAGACAGCACATTAACAAGGCAGACTTGTTTCATTTTGGGCTTtcaaataaaactaattaattGGCTAAACTGATATTATCTGGTGAGATgttaatgttgtaaaaaaaagttatatatatttcttttttttcccaggTGAAGAGTCTGCAGAGGAAGAAGGTTCAGAAATAGATACAATTCAACTGCAGCTGAAGATTAAATGCAGCAGGAACCCCAGAGCCAGCAAAGACTCGTCTGACCCACGAGAGCTGTATCTGAACCACATGGGTAGGTTTCAGGTGAACAAAGCTTTGCTGATATTGTTTGCACATGCAGTCTGACGTAAGAAAGAATATCCCTGTGTAAGATGAAACATTACTGTGTTTATCTTTCTCCCTTGTGCTGTCCTGTCCCAGTTTATTCCCGGGACATAACGTGGGTCCCCATTGGGAATCAGGCAGACGTGTTTGCAGACTCCGTCATCGGGCCAGTACATGATGACATCCTGATCGCTCAGCTCCGACCAGGACAGGAGCTGGACATTATCATGAACTGTGTCAAAGGGGTTGGTAAGAGCCAGCTCAGTGCAAAATATCCTGATATGGGAGAGGAACAGGGGcattcatatttacatttagttaaaaCAAGTATTAAGTTTATTTTCATGGCCTACAGTACcagaaggtgtgtccaaacctttgactggtactgtatgtgtttccaaatctaaaaaaacactttatcatGAAAGCTCATTTTTCAGAGAGATCTCTGTGACAAAATTATCTTCACTTATGGTTCCTTCTAGACCTTTTAACAAAAGTAGACAAAACTTTGGTGGAATCCATCATTGATATAGTATTTTGATGATTTCTGTAGTTTAAATATATGTGAAAACTCTTCTCAGAGGGAAACCATACACTTTCAGAGGCTGCTTGCTTGGACACAGCTTACATACTGCATGTACTTTGACCATGTTATCAGTCCAGACACACTATATTTTCTGCTCCCTGATACTGAAATGTGTCCTCTGCCAGGTAAGGACCATGCTAAGTTCTCTCCAGTGGCCACAGCCAGTTACCGCCTGCTCCCAGAGATCACCCTGCTGGAGCtggtggagggagagaaggcAGAGCGCCTAAAACGCTGCTTCTCACGAGGAGTAATAGACATCGAAGATGTTAACGGTAAGAAAGAACTAACATTGCCACCGCTTTTCAAAGGACATGGTGAAACAATTAAACACATGAACAAGTCAAGCAGGCAGCCCATTTCCACATTTAATCTTTTATCTAgggcagtggttctcaaccttttttgggccagtgcccccctatccattatccaggtcccttacccacccccccatcaaataaaatgtaggcttcctgtttgtctcccctgaattttaatgtttattattattattctgtttgtattattctacttattattcttagtatttatcatttatattacatattgattatattaatttagtatttcaattcttataatacttttcttattattaggctgttatattatgttattataaaaactcaaattctctgagattgaagttacataatacaatttcaaaaataataataaatattatattattaaacaaatgttttgttgtttttaccttcaattgccctaatacagCATGTACTCGGGGgggcaaacaaagacattttattcaggagtgttaaacaaatgcaacggtaagaagtttgcactcttaagtgatccaacaataaacgagcacaaaggaacaagtctgaggtgCTGCCCCCCCCCAATGGAAcccagtgttttattttatataaatatacagcgccaaatcacaactcactatTCACATTGAACacatgctcttttattaaataaactaatcgcttatgttatttatctcatttatgtgcacgtttccgtgtttactgcgttgctttgcgcgttcacattctctctgtttcatgaacacctccagtcagagacagagcggaggagaggagagaactacaaagtgcaaaaaagtcaacaatcaaacattaattatagggagcgacgtcgactccaacgttcagaaactcagatGCAAATATCCGTgtttttaaaggcacacagcctgaatcagcagcagtgatgcagatgttagctctgccgGCGTTAGCTCTGCCGGCGTTAGCTCTGCCGgcgttagctctgctactacaagcagccagagtgcagctcgtctgctgctggtccaagtcccgaccagagcggtagttctttaacattaattcagattagttttgtTCATGGTGTAGCtatggaataacattaatgctttcgagcagtggtggctAAGGGGGGCGTCgctccgttttttttttttcaagcggCACTTTATcactcagcaaaataaaagtctaaaaacaaacacacttgtcctttcagctcgtgcagtttggaatgtttcgtgctgtaatgcagctcgagagcctttttcatgaccgcgtccgcacaaactaggcacactggccttttacttccacaaagaaataatcgttcgtccatttctcctggaacattccgcatcgtgatgacgtgaccacgtgatgacacgttccgctcgtgttgtgttcaaagaccctgaccatggccaggaaaaacagtcagtcgcctgttttattctatatctgactagatttggatttatatttttggagtagattttttgcgtgtgtatGAATgacctcgcgggccgtacatACAAACgtcccccaaagacacgtgctaaaatattgcttccagtgCCCCCCAACGTTCTCTGAACGCCCCTTGGGGTGCagccgcccccgttgagaacccctctAGGGAGAGGCTTAATATAATATGGCCAGATGTataactagagcattacgctcccagactgcagggttacttgtggttcctagagtctctaagagtacaatgggagccagagccttcagctatcaagctcctctccagtggaaccagcttccagtttgtgttcgggaggcagacacactctccacatttaagagtaggctaaagactttcctttttgataaagcttatagttagggctggctcaggtttgccctggatcagcccctagttatgctgctatagacttagactgccgggggacacctccctgctctcttccttctcttcctctctcctcccctctcttcttctcccttcttctccctctctatctgtatgcatttatgtaaatgtatgttactaactcaccatccggggtatcatccccggagtgtctgtctctcatgtggcagtttgccactgataaagtttacgtcaggatcatgactcgtgacagcgcctgctgacctggtcctgctgacaccgggaagccttattgacattttcctggattcatccatactttctatttttttttccaacacaacataatttctgtcaaatgttgtatttgtactatgttgtttatcctgtacacacgacatctattgcacgtctgtccgtcctgggagagggatccctcctcagttgctctccctgaggtttcttccattgttcccctttaattgtggtgtttcttttaggaagtttttccttgtgcgatgtgagggtctaaggacagagggtgttgtaacctgtacagtctgtaaagcacactgagacaaatgtataatttgtgatattgggctatacaaataaatttgatttgaatttgatttgattacacTGTATTAAGGAAGGCTTCAGCGACTTAtgaagtaaagaaagaaaaccttccagttaaaataatacattcttaccAGTTTCATCATTTATATGACGCACTGTAGATTTCTACTGTCCTAACAGTGCAGGAATGGATAGGAGTTGAAGTGAGTCCCATAATTGTGTCAATGTAACCCTCGGTCTTCTTGTGTTGGCCACCTCAGGGAAAAAGGTTGCCAAAGTAGTGAACAGTCGCTTGGATACATGCAGCAGGGAAGTCCTCCGACATGACGACCTGAAGGATGTGGTGAAGCTCGGGAGACTGCGAGACCATTTCATCTGTAAGTTCTTCCACCTTGTTCATGTACCTGCCAGAGCTAACCGCTCCAAAGACAGCAGTCAGGCTCTGTAGCACTAAAAAAACAATTCCACAAGTCAGAGGTCACCTTGAAGGAGCAGTTTCACAATTCCTTTCTTTCTTGTCAAGAGTGAAGTGAGAAGATCTATACTGCTTTAATGTCTGTGTGGTTAATATGAAGCTACGGCAGAGACAGGTCTAAACATAGAGACTGGAGCCTGGCTCAGCATCTCTGACACTCACTAATCTACATGCAAGATGTTTGTTTGATCCGTACAAAgaccaaaatgttgaaatgacTTGTGATGGTGTCAAGCAACCGGCAGCCACTCTAGCAAGTCATTGCTCCAGACATATGGTTGTAAAATAACAACTGGTTTCTAAAACCACAATGACTTGTTTTCTATTTCTACACCTTCTCAGCAAGATGAGAATATAGCAATATTATAAAATTATTTTCATGGGATTCTTTGGATCGTTCCTTTTCAAAACATATGTTGTGGTGAAATAGGAATGTCTTAAaggctgtttgtgttgctgcagtttTACTCTATATCAGTTGACGGagctctccctctcacacagtTACTGTGGAGTCGACTGGCATCCTGCCTCCAGACGTGCTGGTCACAGAGGCCATCCAAGTCCTCATGGTCAAGTGTCAGAGGTTTCTCAATGAACTGGACTCTACAAACATGGAGTGAAGTCATGACTGAGCATGCTCAGAACCACCACAGAGGATGTGACTGTGACATATGCCTCAGACTATCAGGACTTGTATTGTTGATACTGTGCTCTCAATGTCTCTGTTTAAACTTGTATTGATCAAATCTATACTCGATTGTCAAAAAGCAGATATTGTTATTGTGGTTAGACTTTCTTGTAAGTATGTATATACTGCTGTCTCTAGTATTTTGTATACCGCTCTTGATTTACCATTAATAAACATGCTGAATCTAATAAAACATTGATAATATCTAGATGTCCAGACATACAGTACCATTAGATTATCACAGATATATCAGTGTATATGTTTGCTGACAACAAGAAGCTTCTGCACATAATTATATATCTGACATAATGTAGAACAATGTCTCCATTTCATTCTTTGTCCACTCAGTGCACAAAGAATGAAATCATGGCCAGTCCAGGACTTTAGAAATCATGAGTGCAAGTCCCCCCCACCCTCGAAATAATTTGACTAGACACAAAATTAAAGTCCGTAAAAtgctgtaaatgtttatttggagtcatgaaaatgtaaacatttagatatatttttagagccaacaagatacaaaaagcCATCTTTGGGGGAGGTGATGGGTGTAAGGAGGGCAGGTTGAGCTTCACCAGCACCGAGCAGAGCTGGACTTCTAAGGTTGCAATCTCTTAAGTCAATGAGTGCATTCTCAATTAAAGAGTCCAAAGATCAGggtataaaatgaaaaatatttggAATACTTTGAGATGCACAATATCACCCATGTTTCAGTTTGGCTTTTTGGACATGTGTACTTCTGACCGAAAAATACAACggtaagaaatgtttttctttacacGAACTACAACGTCAACTTATGTTAGTTAAGTTAAAACTTCTCCATCAGCTCTGAAGATATTTCTCCTGCTAACCCCACACACTTGCTGGAGTGTAAGACCTTTGTTTCCCCCATCTGGCAGTGAGACTATTAACATGTGAGAGATCATAGCCACGGAGCAGCAGCTGGAGTGGACGCTATATTCTCAGAACAGTTTGGAGAGATGCAGCGAGCTCTCCTGCAGACAGGCTTGTACGTGCACCAGCGCAGGAGAGTCGCCACAGACTCCTCAGCTCCGGTACACTGAAACACGGAGAGCTCTTCCTGCAGGCGACAGGCTTATTCAGCTCTGTGAACTCGTTTGGCAAGGGCTTGAATCTAACAGACCGTccatttatatgtaaatgtcCCGCACTCCAGCTTTAAATGCAGATACAGAAATAACAGCAAAGTCCTTATTTATTGAGACATGTAATACAATGTGCTGTGAGATTTAACAGCTGTGTGAAAGAAGTAAAAAAGCACAAATAAGACAGATGTCCACACTGATGCATTTCATGCTTGGTAACAGTCATAGGTCTCAAGTGAAAACATCATCATTCAAGCTCGAGGATGCGAACCTTTAAAGCATTTGTGGCAAAGAAAGCTATGGACCTTGTGTAGATGTACATGTAGATGAATATGACTCAATATGAGtaaaaattattaattattagcCGTAGGCCTGGTCTAGTTTAAACTGTTAATTCATTTCTTCGAGGGTAGTGCTCCATGTTCACTTTAATTGGCTGGTGGACGTTTCTTCTGCTTTTGATCGGTTGAGAAGTTTTATTTGATGAAAGAGACTTTCAGGGATTTTGCTTCCGGTCTATCTGTGTACCAAAGAAACTCGataagcagtggtggaaggtGGATGTAGATCTTTTACTACacaagtattagcatcaacatatacttaagtaccaaaagtaaaagtattcattatgtagAATGGCCCATTTCTTAATAACTTTGATATATTGCTAGATCATAGTTATGCATAAtatattagttgatttatattttgcatgatatgatataaatatgCAAAGTACCTAAAGCTGTCACatgaatgtagtggagtaaaagtacaatatttgcctcaaGTAATTAGTACAAGTCA includes the following:
- the polr1c gene encoding DNA-directed RNA polymerases I and III subunit RPAC1, with product MAATMSNVEEIRNRVILGEFDVKNVHSSDFPGNYPGYDDTWNMQKFQKNFRIDVVHLDENSMEFDMVGIDPAIANAFRRILLAEVPTMAIEKVFVYNNTSIVQDEVLAQRLGLVPIKADPRLFEYRNAGEESAEEEGSEIDTIQLQLKIKCSRNPRASKDSSDPRELYLNHMVYSRDITWVPIGNQADVFADSVIGPVHDDILIAQLRPGQELDIIMNCVKGVGKDHAKFSPVATASYRLLPEITLLELVEGEKAERLKRCFSRGVIDIEDVNGKKVAKVVNSRLDTCSREVLRHDDLKDVVKLGRLRDHFIFTVESTGILPPDVLVTEAIQVLMVKCQRFLNELDSTNME